TGCAGGCACTCCTCAAACGTTTCAATGGCACGACGGATCGTGCCGACAGTTTCGTTTCTCGACATCGTCGACATACGCAGCAGCCCGTCCCACGACAGCGGGTTGTTGCGCAGGATGTATTCGCGATTTTCCGGATGCAGCGTTGCGCGCCACCCGGTGATTGCCACGGTCGTCAGCAGTCGCGTGGCGATCAAGTCCGGCAGCAGGTCGATTTCCGCGTCGGTCAGCGGGTTGGTCGCGTGGTATCCGGCAATGAACTCGCCTGCGGTGACCAGTGGATTGCCGGTCGGGGCCAGCTGGTAAGCCGCTGCGACGCCCACATCGAATACCAGCGGCCCAATAACGATGTCGCCGAAGTCCAGGATGCCGGTGACCTTGTCGTGCCACGCCGAATCAACCATGACGTTGTAGGCGTTCAGGTCGTTGTGAATCACCTGCCGCCGCAGGCTTGCCAGTTGGGGCCTGACCTCGTGCTCGAAGCGGTCCATCAGACGTTGCGCGAGCTCACGGCGCGCCGGGTCCTCGATAAACGGAAGCAACCCACGGAGTTGATCGGCCCGTTGTGTGTCCCACAGAAACGTCCTGTACGGCGGCTCAATGTCGAAGCCCGTCAACGCCATGTCGAACTGCGCCAGGGCGCGACCCAGCGCGGCGCGTTGGGCGGCGCTGCGATTCGCCTTGTAGAGCGGAATGCCCGGCAGGAACGTCATGAGCCGGACGGCATGAGTTGCGCCGGCTGAGCCCGTATGCCAATGAATCGGTTGTCCGTCCTTGGCACGAATGATGTGCGGCACGGGCAGTGCATTCGTGGCTGCCATCAGGCGCTCCTGCACCTTCGTCTGAAACGTCGTGACTTCACGCGCCTCTGCCGGATGGGTCACCTTGAGCAGATAGTCGACGCCATCGCCCGTCTTCAACTGAAAGTTCTGGTCACGCTCGCCCGTCAATGCCGTGATCTCACCTGCCACGCCGAACACGTCGAGGGCAAGTGCCCGGACCTGCTCAAGGGGCCATTTCTCAACACGCGCATTGAGCACCTCATCGGCCTGGAATTCGAGATTCTCGTTCTTCATCGCTGTTTTTCCTCGAGACCACACCAGCCTGCGATGAAGAGCGCGAGCGTCTTCGTCACCTGTTTGACGGACGCCAGATCGACGGATTCGTCATAGCCATGCGGCATGCGGCAACGAGGGCCGTAGACGATGGCGGGCGTGTCTGCGTAGAGTCCGAAGAACCGTGCGTCGGTCGCGGCGGACGTTGCGTGCTCGAGCAGCGGCTCACGAAATACCGCCTCATGTGCCTCGCGCAACACTGACTCAACCTCTTCTGAGTTTTCCAGTGCATACCCGTCCGCCATGAACCCGTGATAGATCACACGCGGCGGGTGATCCCGCAGGAATTCATCCGCTGCCGCAGCTTGCGCGATAAAGGCTTCGATCTCGGCTCGCGTGTCGGCCAGGCGCTGGCCTGGGTAGACGGCCACACGCATGTCGAAATTGCACCAGGCCGGCACGCTGGACGGCCAGTCGCCACCGACGATCTTGCCCAGATTGAAGCGGATGGGGTGCGGATGGTCGCAGAAGTGTTTGTGGTGCACCTTGCGCTCATTCCAGCGGGTCTCCAGTGTCTTGAGACACTCGATCAAGTACATCGCCTTCTCGATCGCGTTGGCGCCGCCACCGGAGAAAGCCGCCGACGCGTGCTGCGGATCGCCATCTACCTGTACCTGGAACCAGATCGGGCCGACCTGAGCCCGCAGCAGTTTGGGTTCGAGCGGCTCTGGAATGAAGGCGGCGTCCGCACGATATCCGCGGGCAAGGCAAGCCAGTGCGCCGTTACCGGTGCACTCTTCCTCGACGACGGATTGCAGGAACACGTCCGCTGCCGGCTGCAAACCGATACGACCCAAGGCATCCATGGCGGCGACACAGGCCAGCAGCCCAGCCTTCATGTCTCCGGCGCCACGTCCGTACATCCAGCCATTCACGATCTCGGCACCGTACGGGTCTTTTGTCCAGCGATCCGTCGGCCCCACGGGCACGACGTCGATGTGCCCGTTCATGATCAGCGAACGCCCCGTGCGTGTGCGGCTCCGATGCGTGCCGACGACATTGATCGCTTCGTCATAGGACACGGCCACCGGCGAGAAGCCCGGCAGTTCGCGGATCTCGTCGACATCGATCTTCCAGGAGTCCACGTCGTAGCCACGGTGCCGGTAGACATCCGCCATGAAGGCCTGGGCCCTGGACTCCTCGCCACGCTGGGACGGGATCCTCACCAAGTTCGCAAGCAACTCCACCTGCGCATCGAAGCCGGCATCGACGGCGGCGCAGAGGTCTTCTTTCAGCTTTTCGATTTCTCCGAGGCGCATCAAGCGCCCCCCAGGACGGTCCCCGTTTCCTTTCACCTGCATGTCCGCTCCGCGTATTCACACACCCAAAGAGGACTTAATATTATTTTCTTTCCTAAATATCCTGTATAGCCACTCTGATGTTTTTCTTATGTACGGTCGAACCACCACGACCGCTTATGGCGAGTCGTGAGGTCGGTACGTGAGCTTGAAATATCGTACTCACCCCAAAGCCCCGCCAGTCATGTTCCGTTCGTGAGACTTCCGAATACGGTGGACTGCCAGTTCCAGCCGCCACAGGGCGCCCCGTCAATTCGGCTCGCCCTGTAGATCTTCGTAGGTAGCCACCTCGCCTCGCGCCCCTCCTTATTTCGCCCCCATCCGGAAGCGCGCGATCAGCAGCGTCGTCAGGCTGATCACCGCACCGACCATCAGGTACAGCCCGGGCGCCAGCTTGTTGCCCGTCGCCGCGATCAGCCATGCCACGGCCAGCGGCGTGAAGCCACCGAAGATCGTCGTCCCGAGGTTGTAGCCGACGGCCATGCCCGTCGCGCGCGTTCTCGTCGGAAACAGTGACGACATCAATGCCGGAATCGGCGCGAAATACACCGCCTTCAACGTGCCGACCCAGAGCATCACCACCATCATCGTCGCCAGCGATGCATGCGCATTCATGAACGCGAACGCCGGATACACCGTGCACAGGAACAGCACCCCGGCCGCCAGCATGATGCGGATGCGACCGACCTTGTCCGACCAGTGCCCCACAAACGGCGTGAGCGTCATGATGACAAAGCCCGTCACCAACGTCGCGATGAAGCCCTGCGACGGCGGCAAGCCCAGTTGCTTCGTGGCGTACGTCGGCATGTAGAGAATCATGTAGTTCGCCGTCGTCGTCAGAATCAGCGCGCCGATGGACACCAGCAGCCGAGACTTCTGCGTGGCAAGCACCTCCCACACCGGCGACTGGCCGTCTCCCGCCTGCGTCGACTTCTCGGCCTGCTTGCGCGCAACATCCTGTTCGAACGCTGGCGTCTCGTCCATGTATCGACGAATGTACAGACCGATCGGACCGACCAGCATGCCGAACAGGAACGGAATCCGCCAGCCCCACGACTCCAGTTGCGGCTGCGTGAGCGCACCGGTAAGCACCGCCCCGAACGCCGATGCCAGCAACGTGCTCGCGCCCTGACTCGCAAACTGCCAGCTCGACATGAAGCCCGGCCGGTTCGGCACGTGCTCGACCAGGAACGCCGTCGAGCTCCCAAACTCCCCACCCGCCGAGAAGCCCTGCATCAGGCGCGACACGAAGATGCCGATCGGCGCCCAGACGCCGATCGCCGCATACGTCGGCATGAACGCAATCAACCCCGTACCCAGCGTCATCATCGCGATCGACAACATGAGCGACGCCCGGCGGCCCCGCCGATCGGCGTATGCACCCAGCACGAACGCCCCCAAGGGGCGCGCCAGATACGACAGCGCAAACGTGCCCAATGCCATCAGCAACGACACCGTCTCGTCATGCGCGGGAAAAAACAGCTTCGAGATCGTCACCGCGAAATAGCCGTAGACGATGAGGTCGTACCATTCGAGCGCATTACCGATGGACGTCGCGGCGATCAGCTTGTAGACGGGCACGTCGCCGCGTGCTCCATTCCTTTCCGTCGCGGATGCACCATCCGCTTGGTCCGCCCTGGCGGCGGCAGCAGCACTGTTCATTGCGGTTTCCCCTCTCTCAGGTCCACGTCCCCCAGATCCCAGAACAGCCCCGCCATGATCTGCAACGCTTCACGCGCAACCGATCCCAGCAGATGTTCGTCCGGCGCATGCTGCGAGCACGCCGGGTACGAATGCGGCACCCACAGCGTCGGCAGCCCGAGCACATCGGCGAACACGTCGTTGGGCAACGTGCCGCCCAGGTTCGGCAGCAGGACCGGCGCCTTGCCGGTCGTCTCGCGCA
The Pandoraea pulmonicola DNA segment above includes these coding regions:
- a CDS encoding phosphotransferase — encoded protein: MKNENLEFQADEVLNARVEKWPLEQVRALALDVFGVAGEITALTGERDQNFQLKTGDGVDYLLKVTHPAEAREVTTFQTKVQERLMAATNALPVPHIIRAKDGQPIHWHTGSAGATHAVRLMTFLPGIPLYKANRSAAQRAALGRALAQFDMALTGFDIEPPYRTFLWDTQRADQLRGLLPFIEDPARRELAQRLMDRFEHEVRPQLASLRRQVIHNDLNAYNVMVDSAWHDKVTGILDFGDIVIGPLVFDVGVAAAYQLAPTGNPLVTAGEFIAGYHATNPLTDAEIDLLPDLIATRLLTTVAITGWRATLHPENREYILRNNPLSWDGLLRMSTMSRNETVGTIRRAIETFEECLHVNG
- a CDS encoding MFS transporter yields the protein MNSAAAAARADQADGASATERNGARGDVPVYKLIAATSIGNALEWYDLIVYGYFAVTISKLFFPAHDETVSLLMALGTFALSYLARPLGAFVLGAYADRRGRRASLMLSIAMMTLGTGLIAFMPTYAAIGVWAPIGIFVSRLMQGFSAGGEFGSSTAFLVEHVPNRPGFMSSWQFASQGASTLLASAFGAVLTGALTQPQLESWGWRIPFLFGMLVGPIGLYIRRYMDETPAFEQDVARKQAEKSTQAGDGQSPVWEVLATQKSRLLVSIGALILTTTANYMILYMPTYATKQLGLPPSQGFIATLVTGFVIMTLTPFVGHWSDKVGRIRIMLAAGVLFLCTVYPAFAFMNAHASLATMMVVMLWVGTLKAVYFAPIPALMSSLFPTRTRATGMAVGYNLGTTIFGGFTPLAVAWLIAATGNKLAPGLYLMVGAVISLTTLLIARFRMGAK
- a CDS encoding ArgE/DapE family deacylase, whose product is MRLGEIEKLKEDLCAAVDAGFDAQVELLANLVRIPSQRGEESRAQAFMADVYRHRGYDVDSWKIDVDEIRELPGFSPVAVSYDEAINVVGTHRSRTRTGRSLIMNGHIDVVPVGPTDRWTKDPYGAEIVNGWMYGRGAGDMKAGLLACVAAMDALGRIGLQPAADVFLQSVVEEECTGNGALACLARGYRADAAFIPEPLEPKLLRAQVGPIWFQVQVDGDPQHASAAFSGGGANAIEKAMYLIECLKTLETRWNERKVHHKHFCDHPHPIRFNLGKIVGGDWPSSVPAWCNFDMRVAVYPGQRLADTRAEIEAFIAQAAAADEFLRDHPPRVIYHGFMADGYALENSEEVESVLREAHEAVFREPLLEHATSAATDARFFGLYADTPAIVYGPRCRMPHGYDESVDLASVKQVTKTLALFIAGWCGLEEKQR